The following nucleotide sequence is from Melioribacteraceae bacterium.
GAGTTTATAGCAACGAAACTCTAGCCGCACACATACTAGGTTATGTAAATAATGAAATGATTGGACTCGATGGAGTTGAACGTGTCTTTGATGAATATCTAACCGGAGTTGATGGATTACTTTATGTCGAACGTGATGTTCAAGGAAGAATTGTAACGGTAAAAGATGAACTTTCTCGTCAACCAAAACCCGGGCATGATGTTTATTTAACAATCGATACAAAGTACCAAAAAATACTTGAACAAGAACTTCAAAAAGGGACGGAAGACTGTGGTGCTGAATCGGGTATAGGAATTTTGATGAATCCGAATACCGGTGAAATAATTGCACTGGCAAACTATCCCACCTTTGATCCGGATGCATATTCCAAATTCAATGATCAAATAAGAAGAAACAGAGCTGTAACAGATACTTATGAACCCGGTTCGACAATGAAAGCTCTCACTATGTCTATTTTGATTGACAACGATTTAGTAAGAGAAGATGAAGTAATCGATACGGAAAACGGAAGATATAAAATTGCGAATGCAAGTATTATTGATGTTCATAAATATGATCGGTTAACTGTAAGAGAAGTTTTAGAACATTCAAGCAACGTTGGAATGACAAAGTTAATTGAAAGAGTCGATGATAGAACTTTCTATAAATATTTACGTGATTTTGGATTTGGTAACTCAACTTCAATTACTCTTCCGAGTGAATCGCCCGGATTCTTAAAGAAACCGGATTTCTACTCAACACTGAGTAAACCGTTTATGTCATTTGGTTACGAAATTTCTGTGACTCCGCTTCAGATGGTCACCGCATTTGCTTCGCTTATTAATGGAGGTATCCTTTATCAACCTAGAATAATTGATAAAATAGTAGATGAAAATGGTAAAGTAATTGAAAGCTACCAATCCAAAAAAATTAGAAATGTTATTAGTGCTGAAACTTCGGAACGAATTAAAAACTTGATGCTTGGAGTTGTAGAACACGGTACCGGTAAGCTTGCTAGAACAGATAATATGTTTGTCGGCGGCAAAACCGGAACCGCACAGAAAATTATAAACGGAGCCTATGCAAAAGATTATAATGCTTCATTCATTGGTTTCTTCCCTGCAGATAATCCGCAAGTAGTTGGATTAATATTACTCGGTTCCCCTGCAAAAGGAAAATATGGCGGTGTAGTGGCTGCACCTGTATATAAGCGAATTGTAAATAGAATAGTACAAGAAGATATAAATGTTATTCCGCAAAAAGTTATGATAGCCCGGCAAGATGAAAGTCTTGATAAAATTTTGGAATCCGTAACCGGTGATGAAAATCCTGTATTTCTGGAAACCGCAAATATTGGTGATGTAATTCCCAAAGTCGAACTTGCAAGTCAATTTGTCGGCAGAGTCACAATGCCCAATTTAGTTAATAGATCTTTACGCGATGCACTTGCAGCTATGAATGAAATGGGATTAAGATTTGATATTGAAGGTAGCGGAAAAGTTGTTGACCAAAGCATTAAACCCGGAACCCAAATTAAAGTTGGAGATATATGTTTCATAAAATGTGAAACCAATAGCTCACTTCGAACTCTGGGAGTTTATTGATGAAATTATCACAATTATTAAATAATGTTAAAACGATTCATGTCACCGGAAACGCCGAATTGATTGAGATAAAAGATATCACAATTGATTCACGAGCGGTAAAAAAAGATTCACTCTTTGTTGCGATAAAAGGATATAAAACAGACGGACATAGATTCATTCTAGATGCGATCAATAAAGGGGCTGTAGCAATTATTCTTGAAGATAATTATGCTGTACCCGACCAAGTATTTGATAAATCCGGTTTGGTAAAAATCCTTGTTAAAAGCAGTCGCAAAGCATTATCCGAAATATCTGATGAATACTACAATCATCCCTCCGAAAAGTTACAAGTAATAGGAATCACGGGCACAAAAGGAAAGACCACAACTGCATTTTATCTAAAGTCAATTCTCGAAGAGATGGGGGATAAATGTGGATTGATTGGAACGATTGCGAACTATGCCGGAAATAAAGAATTAAAATCCCGATTAACAACTCCCGAGGCGAATGAAATTAATTTCATGATGCAAGAGATGTTAAGTGTAAATTCAAAATATTGTGTTATGGAAGTTTCATCTCATTCACTCTCTTTAGATCGAGTAGCAAATATCGATTTTGATTCTGCAATCTTCACAAACATCGCATCAGATCATTTGGATTTTCACAAAACATTTGAAAATTATTTAGCAGCTAAAAAAATATTATTTGATCAACTAAAGCCAAATGCAACAGCAATTTATAACATAGATGATAGCAATTCTACGGCAGTTATTAGTTCTACAAAAGCAAAAACATTTTCATTCGGTACCAACCTTAACTCGTATTATAAGTTAAAAAATATTCAATACGATTTTAGCGGTACTAAGTTTGATTTGTTTTATAAAGAAAGAAAATATTCTGTCGAAACAAAATTAATTGGTTTGTTTAATGCTTTTAATGCAGTTGCCGCTTTAGCTGCAGCAACTTCTCTCGGAATTGATATCGAACAAGCAGTTGAAGGAATTAAAAACACACCACAAGTGCCGGGCAGATTTGAATTAATTCAGATGGAAAACAAAAAAGTAATAATTGATTATGCCCATAATGCCAGCAGCTTAAAAGAGGTATTAATGTCATTGCAGCATGTGAATAAAGAAGGAAGAACAATTCACACTGTATTTGGCTGTGGTGGTGATCGGGATAGAACTAAAAGACCGGTGATGGGAAAAATTGCTGATGAACTTAGCGATGTAATCTATGTTACTTCCGATAATCCGAGAACTGAAGATCCAAATAAAATTATTGACGATGTTATAAAAGGTATATCAAGAAAAGACTATCATAGAATTGAAAATAGAGAAGAAGCAATTAAAACAGCAATAGAAAAATCCGAGGACAACGCAGTCATCCTAATTGCAGGCAAAGGACACGAAAACTATCAAGAGATAAACGGTGTGAGGAGTTATTTCTCTGATAAAGAAACTGCAATGAAGTATTTATCCGAAGGATTAATGAGATAACAATGAAATCATTAAAAATTACATTGGAAGATTTTTTCAATTTGCCAGGCGCAGTCATTTATAATCCCGATGAATTTAAGCCTGTTAAAAAAGTTTCTATTGATTCCCGTAACATAAGTAAAAACACTTTGTTTGTTGCAATAAAAGGTAAGCGAACTGACGGGCATAAATATATAAAAGAAGCAATTACTAACGGTGCTTCAGCAGTAATGATTTCAAAAAAGAGAGTGAAAGATTTTTCATCTATTAAAATTCCGGTAATCGCTGTTGATAATACAACTAAAGCTTACGGTAATCTTGCAAATGTTTGGAGACAGAAACTAAATGCAAAAGTAATTGGGTTGACGGGTAGTAACGGTAAAACCAGCACCAAGGAAATGATTGCGACACTTTTATCAGCCAAATACTCAGTAACAAAATCAGTTGCAAACAATAATAATCATATTGGTGTCCCGTTGACCCTATTTACTGCAAATGAAAAAACTCAAGCAGTAGTACTTGAAGAAGGCACAAATCATTTTGGTGAAATTGAATACATAGCAAAAATATCCGAACCTGATTTGTCTTTAATTACTAATATCGGTGACTCACATTTGGAATTCTTAGTAGATAGAGATGGCGTCTTCAAGGAAAAATCATATTTGTTATCTGTAACGGATGATAACAATGGAACAATTCTAATCAACAATGATGATCCGTATCTAAGCAAAAGTAAAAAGAATTATAAAGATGTTATTACTTATGGCTTCAAGGGAAAAGTCGATATAAAAGGAAGACTAATCGGTTTCAGTCAATATGGATATCCCGAAGTTGAGATTATTGGCAAAGGGAAAAAGTTAAAAGTTGTTCTTCCACTTTTAGGCGAATCAAATGTAAAAAATTATCTAGCAACAGTCGCGGTTGCAATCACATTTGGTCTAACTAAAAAGGAAATTATCGATGCAACCAAAAAATTTGAGGTAGTAAAAGGAAGATTAAATCCAATTATTTCAGAAACAACAATGTTAATTGACGATACATATAATTCAAATCCGGATTCGGTAAGAGCGGCAGTTGATTTGCTAAGTCAGATCAAAAAGTATAAACGAAGAATCTTAATTCTTGGTGATATGCTCGAACTCGGTAAAGGAAAAGAAAAACTCCATGCTGATCTTAAAGACTATATTATGAAAAGAAAAGTCGACGAAGTTTATATGCATGGTAAACTTATGAAGAATTTGTATGAAGCTTTACCTTCTACAAAGATTGCAACTTTACACTTTACACTACGAGAAAGTCTAAAACGTTTTGCAAATGTGATGGATATAAATGATTCTGTAATCTTGATAAAAGGCTCGCGTGGAATGAAGATGGAAGAGTTCGTCGAAATAATTAAAAAGAGAATGCAATAATGTTTTACTATTTGTTTGATTATATCAATGACAAATTTAGTCCGCCGGGATTCGATATCTTCCGGTTCCTAACATTCCGCTCAATTTTAGCGGCTATTACTGCGTTGATTCTTGCATTTTATGTCGGACCAAAGTTGATCAATTATTTACATCGCAAACAAATTGGTGAAACAATAAGAGTTGACGGTCCAGAAACTCACAAAGCTAAAGCCGGAACTCCTACGATGGGCGGTATCATCATTATGATATCGATTACAATTCCAATATTACTTTGGAGTGATTTAAAAAGTACATATATACTTCTTCCAACTTTTGGAATGCTATTTTTAAGCTTAGTCGGTTTCATTGATGACTATCTAAAAGTTGTGAAAAAATATCCAAAAGGATTAATTGCAAAGTATAAGTTAGTCGGTCAAATTTTTGTAGGATTAGTTGTAGGTGCAGTAATTTATTTTTCACCCGAGTTTGCACAGTATAGTACTCAAACAACATTGCCGTTTTTTAAAAATCTCAATTTTGATTTCTCTTATCTATATATACCGGCGGTTATCTTTATAATAACAGCAATTTCAAACGGCGTAAATCTTACTGACGGCTTGGACGGACTTGCGATGGGAACAATGACAATAGTCATGCTAACACTTGCTGTCATCGCATACGTATCCGGCAATGTTATCTACTCGGATTACTTGAATATTATGTACTTACCCGGTTCTGGTGAACTTACAGTTTTCATTGCCGCTTTTGTCGGTGCAGGTTTGGGATTCTTATGGTTTAATTTTTATCCGGCACAAATTTTCATGGGCGACACAGGTTCACTTGCAATGGGAGGGGCTTTCGGAATAATAGCCATACTAATTAAAAAGGAATTATTGATTCCAATCCTCGGCGGGATTTTCTTCCTTGAAACTGTTTCGGTAATTATTCAAAGATTGTATTTCAAATACACAAAGAAAAAATACGGTGAAGGAAGAAGAGTTTTCTTAATGGCTCCTATTCATCATCATTTTGAAATGAAAGGGTGGACCGAGCCTAAAATTGTAATCAGATTTTACATCATAACAATAATTTTGGCAATAATAAGTTTGGCTTCGTTTAAGATACGTTAATGATTATAAAAGATAAAAAAATATCGATCATCGGTGCTGTTAGAAGTGGTGTTGCTGCTGCTAAGCTTGCATTGGCTCATGGTGCAATTCCATTTGTTTCCGATTCTAATACATCAGAAAAATTAGTTGATGCAGAACGAGAATTCGATCAATTAAAAATTCAATACGAATTTGGTAATCACTCGAAAAAAGTTTTTGATTGCGATTTTATAGTTACAAGTCCGGGCGTACCAAGTGATTCCGATGTTCTAGTAAATGCAAAATCGAAAGACATTCCAATTTATAGTGAAATTGAATTTGCATCCTGGTTTTGTGAAGGTTCAATCGTTGCCATTACAGGTTCAAACGGAAAAACTACTACTACTACATTATTGAATTATCTTTTAAACGAAGCTGGTTATATTTCTTATCCAGCGGGTAATATTGGAAATGCGCTATCAGGAATAGTCGATAAACTTAATGGTAATGACTTTGTTTCACTTGAGACTTCGAGTTTCCAGTTAGATCATATAAATACATTCAAACCAAAATTTTCAGTGATCTTAAATATCACACCGGATCATTTAGATCGTTATGAAAACTCATTCGAAAAATATAAACAAGCAAAGCTAAGAATTTTCGAAAACCAAGACGAAAATGACTTTTTGATATTAAACGCTGATGATTCATCATTATCCAAACTTCAGATAGATTCAAAAGTAAATCGATACTTTTTCTCTACAAAAAATAAAGTTGAAAACGGAGCTTTTTGTTCGGATGGAAAATTCATATTCGTGAATAATAATGTTGAAGAAGAAATTTGTGATTGCAGTGAACTTTATATAAAGGGTGAACACAATAGATCAAATGCTTTAGCTGCATTAATTGTAGCAAAATTAATTGGTATTACAAACGAAAAAATTAAAGATGCGTTTGCAAGTTTCAAAGGTGTTGAACATCGCTTAGAATTTGTAAGAGAAATTGAAGGAATAAAATTTATTAATGATTCCAAAGCCACAAATGTTGATTCGGTTTGGTATGCTTTACAAAGCTTCGATACTAAAATTTTATTAATACTTGGCGGCAAAGATAAAGGCAACGATTATAATATTATTAAAGATTTAGTGAAATCAAAAGTTAAAAAAATCTATGCAATAGGATCATCCAAAGATAAAGTATATGATTTTTTCCATGACATTGTAAGCGTGGATAAAAAAGAAACAATGGAAGATTGTGTGGTAGCCGGAAGAAATGAAGCAGAAGCAAATGAAATAGTATTACTTTCACCTGCATGCGCAAGTTTTGATATGTTCAAAAACTTTGAACATAGAGGTGAAGTTTTCAAACAAATAGTGATGAGTCTGAATTAATGAGATTATTAACTAGAATAATATTGCTCTGTGTTATTTCGTTGATGTTGCTCGGCGGTGTTTTAGTGTTTTCTGCTAGCGGAACATACAGTCAAATGAAGTTTAATAATTTCTACTATTTATTTAACTCGCATTTATGGAAAATTCTAGCCGCTATCGGAGTAATGATAATCTTCGCTTCAATCCCGTATGAATTCTATAAACGATACAGCAAACAAGCCATGTTCGGAATAGTTTTTTTACTTGTATTAACATTATTTATTGCTCCCTCTGTAAAAGGTGCATCGAGATGGATAAATCTTGGATTCATACAATTCCAGCCATCGGATTTAGCCAAAATTATTTTGATTATGCATCTAGCCGTTCTTATCGAAAAGAAAAATGAAATTCTACATGATTTTAAAAATGGTTTAATCTATTTACTCTTCTGGGTGTTTTTAATTAGTGGTTTGGTTTTAGTTCAGCCAAACTTAAGTACAAGTATGATAATTATTCTCACAAGTTTTACTCTGCTTTATATCGGTGGTGCTAGACTTAAACATATTCTTTTTACTTTATCCGGAACTGCATCAGTTGGATTTATAATGATGATGTTATTCTCGCATTCAAGGCAAAGAATTTTAGCATTCATAAATAGCTTCGGAAGCGAATCCAGCATGAACATACAAGTGTATCAAGCTAAAGTTGCATTAGGAAGCGGTGGATTAATCGGGAAAGGAATTGGAAACAGCAGGCAGAGTGATTTGTTTTTACCAGAATCGTACGGCGATTTTATTTTCTCGATTCTCGGTGAAGAGTATGGATTCATCGGAGCTATTGTTACTCTTTTAATTTACTTAACAATCTTTTTAGCCGGATTGATTATCGCAAAAAAAGCAACTGATAAATTTGGTCAACTTCTTGCATTCGGATTATCGTTTAACATAATAATCAGTGCGTTCATTAATGCTGGGGTTGTATCGGGCATTCTGCCGACAACCGGGATTACTTTACCGTTTATAAGTTTTGGTGGCACATCAATTATAGTATTCGGTCTTTCGGTCGGAATTATTTTAAGTATTGCTAAAGAAACTATAAAAAAACGAGAATTGAGATTATCGCAAGCATGAAAGGTTCACCAATATATCGTTTTGTTTTTGCAGGTGGCGGCACAGGTGGACATCTTTATCCGGCAATTGCAGTTGCAGAAAAAATAAAAGAACTAAAACCGGAATCAGAAATATTGTTTATAGGAACAAAAAATAAAATTGAATCGAAAGTTGCTCCCGCGAGCGGGTTTAACTTTATATCTATTTGGATAAGCGGATTTTCTCGGCAATTGAATCTTAGCAATATTCTTTTTCCATTAAAAGTGTTTGTCTCATATTTCCAAAGTTTGATTGCTCTTACAAAATTCAAGCCTCGTGTTGCAATTGGAACAGGTGCTTATGTTGCCGGACCTGTTATTTCTGCCGCATCAACATTGGGAACGAAAATCATTTTATTAGAGCAAAATAGTTATCCAGGAGTGACAAATAGATTATTAGAAAAGAAAGCTGATCAAATACATATAAGCTATGAAGATTCAAAAAAATATTTTAGACAAAGCGAAAAGCTTGTAGTTACTGGAAATCCAATCAGACCCAAATTAAAATTGATTGATAGAACTGAAGCGGTTAAGAATTTGAATCTAGATTCAACAAAAAAGATTCTTCTTGTAATTGGCGGAAGCGGTGGTGCCGGTTCAATCAATAAAGCTATCGCAAACAATATTCAATCTTTTGTTGGGAATGATATTCAGATTTTATGGCAAACAGGAAAATATTATTACGAGAATTATTTGAATTATAACTCCGACTCGGTAAAGGTTATGCCATACATTGATGATATGAAGTCAGCTTATTCATGTGCTGATTTAATAATTGCAAGAGCAGGAGCTACAACAATTGCAGAGTTAAGCTATTTAGGATTACCTGTAATTCTAGTTCCGTCACCAAATGTAGCGGCAAATCATCAATTTAAAAATGCTGAATCATTAGTAAAAGAAAATGCAGCAGA
It contains:
- a CDS encoding UDP-N-acetylmuramoyl-L-alanyl-D-glutamate--2,6-diaminopimelate ligase encodes the protein MKLSQLLNNVKTIHVTGNAELIEIKDITIDSRAVKKDSLFVAIKGYKTDGHRFILDAINKGAVAIILEDNYAVPDQVFDKSGLVKILVKSSRKALSEISDEYYNHPSEKLQVIGITGTKGKTTTAFYLKSILEEMGDKCGLIGTIANYAGNKELKSRLTTPEANEINFMMQEMLSVNSKYCVMEVSSHSLSLDRVANIDFDSAIFTNIASDHLDFHKTFENYLAAKKILFDQLKPNATAIYNIDDSNSTAVISSTKAKTFSFGTNLNSYYKLKNIQYDFSGTKFDLFYKERKYSVETKLIGLFNAFNAVAALAAATSLGIDIEQAVEGIKNTPQVPGRFELIQMENKKVIIDYAHNASSLKEVLMSLQHVNKEGRTIHTVFGCGGDRDRTKRPVMGKIADELSDVIYVTSDNPRTEDPNKIIDDVIKGISRKDYHRIENREEAIKTAIEKSEDNAVILIAGKGHENYQEINGVRSYFSDKETAMKYLSEGLMR
- the murD gene encoding UDP-N-acetylmuramoyl-L-alanine--D-glutamate ligase; protein product: MIIKDKKISIIGAVRSGVAAAKLALAHGAIPFVSDSNTSEKLVDAEREFDQLKIQYEFGNHSKKVFDCDFIVTSPGVPSDSDVLVNAKSKDIPIYSEIEFASWFCEGSIVAITGSNGKTTTTTLLNYLLNEAGYISYPAGNIGNALSGIVDKLNGNDFVSLETSSFQLDHINTFKPKFSVILNITPDHLDRYENSFEKYKQAKLRIFENQDENDFLILNADDSSLSKLQIDSKVNRYFFSTKNKVENGAFCSDGKFIFVNNNVEEEICDCSELYIKGEHNRSNALAALIVAKLIGITNEKIKDAFASFKGVEHRLEFVREIEGIKFINDSKATNVDSVWYALQSFDTKILLILGGKDKGNDYNIIKDLVKSKVKKIYAIGSSKDKVYDFFHDIVSVDKKETMEDCVVAGRNEAEANEIVLLSPACASFDMFKNFEHRGEVFKQIVMSLN
- a CDS encoding penicillin-binding protein, producing the protein MINSRALLITFILFVSFGVIAARLFNLQVLDHNYYSEVAKNQQDRSLLIKAERGLIKDRNGDILSYTEDDISFFVDARMLNANSRQKISAKFSEVFSKSESYYLNLMNSAKGNVFLEKKVPREKYLSFKSFVVDGLVSVEDPTRVYSNETLAAHILGYVNNEMIGLDGVERVFDEYLTGVDGLLYVERDVQGRIVTVKDELSRQPKPGHDVYLTIDTKYQKILEQELQKGTEDCGAESGIGILMNPNTGEIIALANYPTFDPDAYSKFNDQIRRNRAVTDTYEPGSTMKALTMSILIDNDLVREDEVIDTENGRYKIANASIIDVHKYDRLTVREVLEHSSNVGMTKLIERVDDRTFYKYLRDFGFGNSTSITLPSESPGFLKKPDFYSTLSKPFMSFGYEISVTPLQMVTAFASLINGGILYQPRIIDKIVDENGKVIESYQSKKIRNVISAETSERIKNLMLGVVEHGTGKLARTDNMFVGGKTGTAQKIINGAYAKDYNASFIGFFPADNPQVVGLILLGSPAKGKYGGVVAAPVYKRIVNRIVQEDINVIPQKVMIARQDESLDKILESVTGDENPVFLETANIGDVIPKVELASQFVGRVTMPNLVNRSLRDALAAMNEMGLRFDIEGSGKVVDQSIKPGTQIKVGDICFIKCETNSSLRTLGVY
- the murF gene encoding UDP-N-acetylmuramoyl-tripeptide--D-alanyl-D-alanine ligase, yielding MKSLKITLEDFFNLPGAVIYNPDEFKPVKKVSIDSRNISKNTLFVAIKGKRTDGHKYIKEAITNGASAVMISKKRVKDFSSIKIPVIAVDNTTKAYGNLANVWRQKLNAKVIGLTGSNGKTSTKEMIATLLSAKYSVTKSVANNNNHIGVPLTLFTANEKTQAVVLEEGTNHFGEIEYIAKISEPDLSLITNIGDSHLEFLVDRDGVFKEKSYLLSVTDDNNGTILINNDDPYLSKSKKNYKDVITYGFKGKVDIKGRLIGFSQYGYPEVEIIGKGKKLKVVLPLLGESNVKNYLATVAVAITFGLTKKEIIDATKKFEVVKGRLNPIISETTMLIDDTYNSNPDSVRAAVDLLSQIKKYKRRILILGDMLELGKGKEKLHADLKDYIMKRKVDEVYMHGKLMKNLYEALPSTKIATLHFTLRESLKRFANVMDINDSVILIKGSRGMKMEEFVEIIKKRMQ
- the murG gene encoding undecaprenyldiphospho-muramoylpentapeptide beta-N-acetylglucosaminyltransferase, translated to MKGSPIYRFVFAGGGTGGHLYPAIAVAEKIKELKPESEILFIGTKNKIESKVAPASGFNFISIWISGFSRQLNLSNILFPLKVFVSYFQSLIALTKFKPRVAIGTGAYVAGPVISAASTLGTKIILLEQNSYPGVTNRLLEKKADQIHISYEDSKKYFRQSEKLVVTGNPIRPKLKLIDRTEAVKNLNLDSTKKILLVIGGSGGAGSINKAIANNIQSFVGNDIQILWQTGKYYYENYLNYNSDSVKVMPYIDDMKSAYSCADLIIARAGATTIAELSYLGLPVILVPSPNVAANHQFKNAESLVKENAAELIDDGKINSDLFEKVNSIINDSTKLDLMKKNILKFSKPDAAKVVAENAINLAEQL
- a CDS encoding putative peptidoglycan glycosyltransferase FtsW; translation: MRLLTRIILLCVISLMLLGGVLVFSASGTYSQMKFNNFYYLFNSHLWKILAAIGVMIIFASIPYEFYKRYSKQAMFGIVFLLVLTLFIAPSVKGASRWINLGFIQFQPSDLAKIILIMHLAVLIEKKNEILHDFKNGLIYLLFWVFLISGLVLVQPNLSTSMIIILTSFTLLYIGGARLKHILFTLSGTASVGFIMMMLFSHSRQRILAFINSFGSESSMNIQVYQAKVALGSGGLIGKGIGNSRQSDLFLPESYGDFIFSILGEEYGFIGAIVTLLIYLTIFLAGLIIAKKATDKFGQLLAFGLSFNIIISAFINAGVVSGILPTTGITLPFISFGGTSIIVFGLSVGIILSIAKETIKKRELRLSQA
- the mraY gene encoding phospho-N-acetylmuramoyl-pentapeptide-transferase, which translates into the protein MFYYLFDYINDKFSPPGFDIFRFLTFRSILAAITALILAFYVGPKLINYLHRKQIGETIRVDGPETHKAKAGTPTMGGIIIMISITIPILLWSDLKSTYILLPTFGMLFLSLVGFIDDYLKVVKKYPKGLIAKYKLVGQIFVGLVVGAVIYFSPEFAQYSTQTTLPFFKNLNFDFSYLYIPAVIFIITAISNGVNLTDGLDGLAMGTMTIVMLTLAVIAYVSGNVIYSDYLNIMYLPGSGELTVFIAAFVGAGLGFLWFNFYPAQIFMGDTGSLAMGGAFGIIAILIKKELLIPILGGIFFLETVSVIIQRLYFKYTKKKYGEGRRVFLMAPIHHHFEMKGWTEPKIVIRFYIITIILAIISLASFKIR